In Oncorhynchus tshawytscha isolate Ot180627B linkage group LG08, Otsh_v2.0, whole genome shotgun sequence, the genomic window agtcgttaagacagcttacagacggtgggcaattaaggtcaaagttatgaaaacttaggacactaaagaggccttgctactgactctgaaaaacaccaaaataaagatgtccagggtccctgcttatctgtgtgaacgtgccttaggcatgctgcaaggaagcatgaggattgcagatgtggccagggcaataaattgcaatgtccatactgtgagacgcctaagacagcgctacagggatacaggatggacagctgatagtcctcgcagtggcagaccacatgtaacaacacctgcacaggatcggtacatctgaacatcacacctgctggacaggtacaggatggcaacaacaactgcccgagttacaccaggaacgcacaatccctccatcagtgctcagactgtccgcaataaactgagagaggctggactgaggcctTGTAGACCtgctgtaaggcaggtcctcaccagacatcaccgtcgctggatcagactggactggcaaaaagtgctcttcactgacgagtcacagttgtctcaccaggggtgctGGTCAGATTCGCGCTtttcgttgaaggaatgagcgttacaccgagtccTGTattctggagtgggatcgatttggaggtggagggttcgtcGTGGTCTGGGGCGGTATGTTACAGCATCAACAGGctgaacttgttgtcattgcaggcaatctcgaTGATGTGCGttatagggaagacatcctcctccctcatgtggtaccctttctgcaggctcatcttgacatgacactccagcatgacaatgccacctgccatactgctcgttctgtgtgtgatttcctgcaagacaggaatgtcagtgttctgccatggccagcgaagaacccggatctcaatcccattgagcatgcctgggaactgttggatcggagggtgagggctagggccattccccccagaaatgtccaggaacttgccttggtggaagagtggggtaacatctcacagcaagaactggaaaatctggtgcagtccatgaggaggagatgcactgcagtatttaatgcagctggtggccacaccagatactgactgttacttttgattttgatctccccccccccctttgttcagggacaaatTATTCCATGTCTATTAGTCACAcgttgtggaacttgttcagtgtatgtctgttgttgaatcttgttatgttctttcaaatatttacacatgttaagtttgctgaaaataaacgcagttggcagtgagaggacttttcttttttttgctgagtttatattgtaAACATCAACATCATTTATATTCCAAAAATCAAATGTAGATTCAAATATGTGatatattttttgggggcatAGATATTTAGTTTACCCCTGAAAGTGACACACTTTCTTTCCTGAATATCATATGACAACTCAAATAAAAGGCAACAGAAAGTGTCTTAGTAGGGAGTTAGGCCACCATAtgagccaccagaacagcttcaatgcaccttgccatatattctacaagtgtctggaactctattggagggatgtgacaccattcctccacaagaaattccataatttggtgttttgttgatggtggtggaaaacgctgtctccgGCACCGCaacagaatctcccataagtgttcaattgggttgagatctggtggctgagacggccatggcatagttttcatgctcatcaaatcattcagtgaccacttgttatctgtggatgggggcattgtcatcctatgaggGCATAGCCATGATagacaaaataatggcctgcccagaatgtttatacatgaccctaagcttGATGGAATGTTGAATGCtaaattaactcaggaaccacacctgtgtggaagcacctgctttcaatttacattgtatccctcatttactcaagtgtttccattattttggtgGTTACCTGTGTCAATACTGTACCCCTTTTTATGAATATCTTCAAAAGGTTGATAGTGCCTCCCCCTAGTGGACACagtactttgaagtatttttacttaagtcgttttttaaGGTATCTCCGAAATAAAAGGGGGTTCCCGAGTAGCGCAGCAGTcgaaggcactacatctcagtgctagaggcttcactacagaccctggttcaattccaggctgtatcacaactgactGTGATTGGGActcccataaggcggcgcacaatggcccagtgttgttagggtttggctagggtaggccgtcactgtaaataagaatttgttcttaattgaattgcctagttaaataaataaaacaattataatgtactttttactccatacattttcccagacacccaaaagtactagttaaaTGTTATGCTTAGCCGGACAGAAAAATTGTCCAATACAcacggtcatccctactgcctctgaactggcggactcactaaacacaaatgcttttgtaaatgacatctgagtgttggagtgtgcccatgGCTCACTTTCCGAACAAGAAAATGGtgtttgatcacctaccaaccagtaagaattccggctctcacagacctgttagtttttctttaagaagccctcctgttctcgactcattacctgtattaactgcaaaatcctgcagcgcatgcaaggtccccctgctcaagcaagcgcatgtccaggccgtcTGAAGTCTgacaatgaccatctggatgatccagaggaggaatgggagaaggtcatgttgtctgatgagacaaaaatagagctttttggtctaaactccactcgctgtgtttggaggaagaaggatgagtacaaccccaagaacaccatcccaaccatgaagcatggaggtggaaacatcattctttggggatgcttttatgcaaaggggacaggatgactgcaccctattgaggggaggatggatggggccatgtatctcgagatcttggccaacaacctccttccctcattaagagcattgaagatgggtcgtggctgggtcttccagcatgacaacgacccgaaacacacagccagggcaactaattGGCTCCGtaagtggctccgtaagaagcatctcaaggtcctggagtggcctagccagtctccagacctgaacccagtaGAAAATTGTTGGAGGGAGCTGAatgtctgtattgcccagcgacagccccaaaacctgaaggatctggagaaggtctgtatggaggagtgggccaaaatccctgctgcagtgtgtgcaaagctggtcaagaactacaggaaacgtatgatctctgtaattgctaacaaaggtttctgtaccaaatattaagttccgCTTTTCTGATatgaaatacttatgtcatgcaataaaatgcaaattaattacttaaatcatacaatgtgattttctggatttttgttttagattccgtctctcacagttgaagtgtacctatgataacaattacagacctctacatgctttatatgtaggaaaatcggcagtgtatcaaatacttgctctccccactgtatgtatatacacaACACATTTTTTGTATAACGAATATATGTCTATGGTTAGGGCATATTTTGACCTGAAGGCTCTGTCTGTTGTATAACACCTAAATAATATCCTTTATGTATACAGGGGGAGAGTGGTGAGGAGGGCTCCCTGTCTCCCACCACAGACTGGATGCCAGGCCTGACAGCAGGCAATAGGGCATCTGTGTGCTCCAATGGCTCCGAGGACACTGTCCACAGCCCCGTCTCTCGCCAGCTCTCTGGGTGTAAGTTAGGTTCAATTAAATATCTTATCTAACCAAGCCAAGTGATTTCCAGTGATTGTCTGACTATGGGTGTTGTGTATTACAACAGGTGGGGACCGCCAGAGCCTGGACAGTGGCTACAGCCAGAGAGACAGCATGAGGCTGGAGGAGTCCAGTCCTCCCTACACAGGCCCCTTCTGTGGTCGTGCTCGTGTCCACACAGACTTCATCCCCAGCCCCTACGACATAGAGTCCCTCAAGCTCCAAGTAAGTAGCCTGGTTTAACCAGACTGACGTTCCACTTAGCTAATAGCCTCTTTGGGCTAGGCGTGCCGCTAGCGCCACACCTCGACAACATACGGTAAAATTGCAGAGtgtgaaattcaaaatacaaaattcgTAACATTAAAcgttcatgaaaatacaagtgtcttacatcgttTAAAAGCGTAACTTCTTGTtcatccagccgctttgtcagatttcattaaggctttacggcgaaagcacaccatatgattatctgaggacagcgccccgcatacaaacacattaaacattttccaaccaagcagatgcatcacgaaagtcagaaatggggattaaaaaataaatcacttacctttgaagatcttcctctgtttgcattCCAAAGGATCCCAGCTACATCAAATGGTCCTTTTTttcaataaagtccttctttatatccccaaaaggTAAGTTTAGTTGGTGCGCTTGACTCAGTAATCCACCagtttccctcgttcaaaatgtATACAAATGAATCCcgaaagttaccaataaactttgtccaaacaagtcaatgTTTCTAATGAATCCTCAGGTACCCTGATATGTAAATAAATGCTAAaattaagacggagaatagtatgttcatttccggagataaataacgaagtgcgcgCCCTCACCAATGTGCACcacaacactacagccaaaatgggagccacttacaaAAACgacaaattctagctcatttttcaaaaaacaagcctgaaactctttctaaagactgttgacatataTTGGAAGCCCTAGGGACTGCATTCTGGGAGGTATTCCATTCACATTCCCATAGACAGCCATTATAATGAGTGGTgagctcaaaaaaaaaaatctggatggactctcctcaggttttcgcctgctatataagttctgttatactcagacattatgttaacagttttgggaacgttagtgttttctatccaatactaccaattatatgcatatcctagcttctgggcctgagtaacaggcagtttacattgggcatgtcagtcatccaaacttccgaatactgccccctagccgcATTCAGACTGGTTTAACCAGTAAGGCCCTCCTGAAAGAACTTGTTAACAGATTGTGAACAGATTGTGAAATAAAAGAATGGTTCCTTAGTCATCATCCATGGCTGAATCTATATAGAGGCCAATTGTACTGAGTGCTGACCAGATTAGACATGTAGCCATTATTAGAGTAGCTCAGTGAAGTATAGAATTACACAGATTGACTTCACATACTGTATACCACAAAATGTATGTGATCATATACTACTTAACTGGAATGTAGATAATGCTTGGATCGAGGTAGTCATCCACTGTTTCTCCTGCAGAAAGGTGACAGAACGAACCACTTCACATAGTACTacaaaatgtacagtgccttcagaaagtattcataccctttgacttattccacattttgttggtgcagcctgaattcaaaacggattatatatatgtttttctcTCAGCCATCTACTctcaataccctataatgacaaagtaaaaacatgtttttagtcatttctgaaaatgtattaaatgaaatGACACGTAGtcccacctgtggccaattcaattgtttggacagaATTTAGAAAGATATACACccgtctatataaaaggtcccacagttgacattgcatgtcagagcagaaactataccatgaagtacaaggaactgtctgtagatctcaGAGAGAATTGTGATGAGGAAGATActgtatctggggaagggtataaaacaatttctTGAGTGTTGacagtttccaagagcacagtggtcttcctcattgggaaattgaaaagAATATTGAACTACTCAGCCTAGAGCTGGCCGTACAACCTAACTGAGCtaccgggcaagaaggaccttggtcagggaggtggccaaggaCCCATGACCATTCTGAGAGaacttggctgagatgggaggacctgccagaaggacaacagtctctacactAATTCACCaatgggctttatgggagagtggccagacactCCTGAGAGAAAGGCACATGATGGCACGTGAGAGATTCTGTGGTCTgaagaaaaccaggcacagctcatcacccgtctaacaccatccctaccatgaagcattgtggtggcagcatcatgctatggggattcTTGTCAGTTGCAGAGACTGTGAGACTGGTAAGGtcagagggaacaatgaatggagctaAATGCAGACAAATCCTTGAGACCTTTCTCCCGGGTGAAAATTACCTTAGACAGGGGAGAATATTTACgttccaacatgacaatgaccccaagtatacagccaaagcaatgctagaacaagaatgtgaaagtccttgagtggcccagccaaagacCATACTTGAATCCCATttgaaagacttgaagattgctatTCAACGCCGCTCCCCATATAATTTAAAGCTGCAATCTGTAACTTTTAGGGTGAACCGAccagttatagatctgtcattctcattgaaagcaagtctaagaagcagtagatctgttctgtgtgcgctatttctatgtttcccgttcttaagtttcatTTATGCATCTTTTACTTactggttttgtacaccagcttatggaaaatatatttcaatgCGGTTATGATGGTACAATGTTTCTCTACACCATACTTGCTTGTTATGTCATATAAACTGAAATTAGCTATACTATTagcattttagcaaccaggaaatggcagagttgACAGCTTGAGAATATCTGCATGGAAGAAaagggagaaaatccccaaatccagttGTGTAATGCTGACAGTCATACCAAAGATGACTATAATCACCCTCAAAGGCGCTTCTACACAGTattaactcaggggtgtgaagacttatgtaaattagattttgGAATTATTTTCAACTAATTTGCAAAGtacatgttttcacttcgtcattatgtggtgttgtgtgtagacGGGTGAGAAAAGAAATCTGTCATCcatttaattcaggctgtaacataacaaaatgtggaataagtcaaagggtatgaatactttctgaaggcactttacgTGGTCACATTGTATTATATAACTGGGAAGCAGATTGGATCTAGTTTGAGTCGAGGTGTTCATCATCCACTGTTTCTCCCGCAGAAAGGCGACATCATCCAGATCATTGAGAAGGACCCGGTGGGCACATGGACAGGGAAGCTCAACAACAAGGTGGGCACCTTCAAGTTCATCTATGTCAACATCTTACCGGATGAGGTCACTCCGCCCATGAGGAAAATGTGCTCCAGCAAGAACCGCTTCTCCAAGGCCAAAAACAAGCCCCAGACCCTGGAGGAAGTTCTGGAGCGGATCGGTCTCACCGTAAGACAGTCATATCCTCTTAATCTCATACAGATTCAAATAGACAATTGGCTTAGAGAACGCAATCAAAGCGCAATCATTATTAACTTAGATCAGTTCAGATTTGGAAAAGGTGATCTATAAAGTGATGTATAAAGACATTAGTGAAACTGGATAAGTATCTGACAACGCATCTCATATAATAGCATTGCATTCGAAGCCCTCAGAAATCCCTGTCAAATTATTAACATTTATTTTTGGATTATTGTGCAAAACTAATGATAATGTGATGATTCTCTCTGTTGTTCAGGAGCTGGGCTCTTTGCTGTCTATGCACGGCTTCCAGAGCCTGGAGGACTTTGGCGGCCTGAAGGAGTCCCACCTCAACGAACTTAACATCACAGATGCTGAGCAACGTACCAAGATTCTGACTGCCTCTGAGCTGCTGCGTGACTGTAGGTCCACACTCAATTCCATATAATAACATACTAGATCACACAAGAAACACTATAGGGGGCCCATGATCACAAAATAAAATCACAGAACGACTAAGCACACAGATGCAATGCTTTACTAGAGGTAGATGATGCCATAATGTACCTGTAAGCGATCACCCCATTGTATGTATTCATTTCTCATTTACATGGGAGCATAGCCTCCTATGTGGTACTTCAAGATGTAATGTAATGCAGGACATTTTCAGCAAAGCCTATAACTTCTCTGGACAGTGCCATCTTCAGCTTTCTCTCCTTTCTTGGGAAACTGCTACCTAATTAGCTTAATTTCATGAGCCAAACTGTACAGTAAAAGGTACAACATTCCGCTCACAAGTTACTGCATTGGCCTGTAGGAAACCCCATTTGGCCCTCATAAACACTTTGATATGGGAGCACTCTTCCCTCGAGTCAGATAATTAGCACTCATTTAAAAACACCTGTTTCCGACCAGTTATGATCCATATCATTATGGCTGTTTCCTCTGTTCTGAACATAAGTGCTTGGTTGGCTGTTAGCTGCTAGCCCCCTTAGGCTTCAACGTGCTTCCCTGTTTTAAATTACACCACGACTGGGATTCAAACGAACCACACTGCGCTGACGTCGCACTGCACTTGACTTCAAAAGGCAATTTCCCTGACGTTAGAGGCACATGCATTTGGACCAAAACTGAAATTGATGGGATCGTTATCTACGCTGTATTGATGCTGATGATTGTTTTGGTCTTTGTCCCCCTCAGCGGATGACGAGTCTgagccagaggaggaggagggaagtagCACTGAGGAGAAGGGTGACGTACCCAGGGACTCTGGCTGCTTCGAGAGCACAGAGAACATGGAGAACGGGCGCCATGAACCAGAGGGAGAGCCTGGTATGGAGCAGAAATTTAACCAGGAGCCAGAGCAGCAACAGAGCGAGGAGGATC contains:
- the sash3 gene encoding SAM and SH3 domain-containing protein 3, whose translation is MLRRKPSNASEKEQVQEKVQKKKLTLQRSSSFKDFMKPKSPVVVDKEFNLDYTVPEDMPVEDALKSGSKQGKKSWRKVISRTMTRKTSKTVQKALAEEGGESGEEGSLSPTTDWMPGLTAGNRASVCSNGSEDTVHSPVSRQLSGCGDRQSLDSGYSQRDSMRLEESSPPYTGPFCGRARVHTDFIPSPYDIESLKLQKGDIIQIIEKDPVGTWTGKLNNKVGTFKFIYVNILPDEVTPPMRKMCSSKNRFSKAKNKPQTLEEVLERIGLTELGSLLSMHGFQSLEDFGGLKESHLNELNITDAEQRTKILTASELLRDSDDESEPEEEEGSSTEEKGDVPRDSGCFESTENMENGRHEPEGEPGMEQKFNQEPEQQQSEEDQLSSVEEQLQELTVDEEIS